Within Saccharomycodes ludwigii strain NBRC 1722 chromosome IV, whole genome shotgun sequence, the genomic segment ATGAAATTTTgtggaatttttttttatcttttcaaATACCTCCTGTAAATGCTGTTTCTGCTCTTTATCTTCTAAAAGAGTTtgtttcattattttttctttttcaattgtaTAAACTCTTGTTCTGAATCGTACAATATCTTTACATAATGGTTCTAATAAACTTTGGGGCAAATCACTTAGTTTGTTTAAATCCACATGATACGTAATGTTTGAATCGTTTGTGAccttatttaaatttgcaTCTTTAACCAGCTGTTTCCGTTTAAATACTGATTTAAGGTCCtcaatgattttattatcaatagaGAGTTTTTGTTCCTCTTTGTTAATATCGATGCTATCTAAAAACCTCTGGACATTTTCATCATAATGGAAATGGCAACCATCTAGTTTAGATATTTTGGTCTTAATTAGATagaatgtttttttataatcttcattagatattttatcaGATATTCTAAagtataaaataattttatcaacGACTTCTATATAAGTCCAACAACTTAGCACTGTGTCATTTCTACCGATTAACTTAGTCAAAAATCTTTGATAAGTCATTAAAAACCCATTATTTTTGGCTTGTTTGctgaaaatatttggcAAGTTTGAAATGCATAAAGTATGAATTTGTTGTTCTAAAGAAGCAGGTTGGAAACTTTTCAAATCTAggtatttaaattttctagGATCTTCTGCtgcaaatttttcattttgttgtttttctttattagcAGTTTGCGAAAGCGTATTTTTCTGACTTTCAGTTGAAGttaaatcattattagagttattattaccatttttgattttattaggaatattattgtgatgtccattctttttatttgaattaagtagtttattatcaaggatttgtttaaatttatttatatcatttGATAAAATGGGTATATATCCTAGTTTGGGTGTTTTAGacttccaatttttttcccttaGTGTATATAATGTTGGTGAAACGTATAAGAACGTTTGCAtgtttgaaatatttataagtTGGACTATCTATTTTTTGCTTTcactctttttttatgttatatatatatatatatgtgtgtgtgtgtgttaccagttgttttaatatcgaatactaatttttatcagtgcatagtaaaaaaaaaaaaaaaaaaaaaaaaaaaaaaaaaacaaaacttcGTTTTTATCAATCTGTAGGTTAAATTGTAGTCAAGTCCGATGAACTCGGATATAAAAGATATCAGGAGAACTTAAACAGACATTTCTCTGAATTATAAGGCTCAAAAAAGcggataaataattttaaataaataactttaaataaataactttaataaataactttaataaataactttaaataaataattttaataaataatcaggcaaagaaaaatccaaaaatatatataattaagaaaaaaaaaaaattaaaacttcCGTCCTAAGTTATAGTATATTTTGGACCATCACCGCCCTCTGGGACTTCCCAGTTTATATCTTGTGTAGGTACTTTAATATCACAAGTTTTACAATGAATACAATTTTGCGAATTAATTTGAAACTTAACCCCTATTGGTGATTCCGGATCTTCTACATATTCATAAACACCAGCTGGGCAAAACTTTTGCTCAATACCTTTATACTTTGGATATGAAATTTCAGCGTGTTTTTGTAAATCTTGATCTGGGACCCTTAAGTGACATCTTTCATCTTCCGCATGGTAAGTACCTGTTCTAGACACAGAAGTTGCTATGtcaaaagaaattttgcCATCTGGCTTTGGATAATTGATAGGGGAATATTCTTTAGCAAGCTTGGTAATTTTACCATCCCCTCCtttatgaaaatgaaaagtcCATGGAGTTCTACCCTTTAATATCAAAGCATCCAAACCTGAGTAACACATACCTAAGTAGCAACCTATACCTGTGTTGAATGAGGGCCTAATGTTCCGAACTTCATACAATTCCTTATAAATCCACGAATTTTTGAACGCGCTTTCATAGCTTGTCAATGTAATGGTTGGTTCATTATctaaagaataaataactTCCTCGCTAGCTGCAGAATTATCTACCTCTTCTTCAACTTCCTCGCTAGCTGCAGAATTATCTACCTCTTCTTCAACTTCCTCGTCCTCTGTTTTCAATTGAGGCAATTTAGAGATTACCTTATAAATCTCTTCGGCAGCTAACATACCACTTTTTATAGCCGTATGAGTACCTTTAATTTTAGGAACATTCATGAAACCGGCTGAAGCCCCAACTAATAATCCACCTGggaaatataattttggCACAGCTTGGAACCCACCTTCGTTCAAGGCACGGGCACCATATGCGATGCATTTCCCACCTTCCAAAACACTTTTATAATACGAGTGctgtttcattttttgaaacTCTTTATATGGTGAAACATATGGGTTTTTATAATCCAAACCAACAACTAAACCAACAGCCACTAAATTTTCACCAAAATGGTACATGAAACCACCACCGTAAACATCATTAGTTAACGGATAGCCCATAGTGTGAGCAATAAACCcctttttgaatttttccGGCGAAACTTCCCATACTTCTTTGACACCTAAACCATAGGATTGTTGATCACACTTGGATCTTAAACCAAATTTCTTGATGGCTTGTTTTGTTAGAGAGCCATGACAACCCTCAGCCAAGACAACTTGTCTAGCATGAAATTCCATCCCCCTTTCAAATGAATCCTTTGGTTCCccattttttccaataccCATATCCCTAGTGGCTACACCAATAACCTTTTCACCGGATTTATCGTATATTAATTCACTGACAGAAATTCCAGGATAGGTCTCCACACCTAATTCTTCAGCTTTTTCACTTAAATATTTGGTAACTTGGCTCAATGATGCAATGAAATTTTTACCTTTATTGACCATTTGAGGTGGTTCAGGGACAGGTATACTTGCGCCAAAACTATCTAATAGGTATCTTAGTTGTTCGTGTTGGACTTTGGTTACCAAATGTTCAGGCAATGGGATCCCAGtagcattattattcgCTTCTTCAGGAAATAGCTCTTTTAAGGCCTTAGGTTCCAAAATAACACCACTTACAGAATGACCACCAAAGTCACTAGCTTTTTCTAAAACAACAACTCTTAACTTTTGAGTTTCAGCATCCAAttgtttcaattttatagCAGTAGCTAATCCAGCTGGACCACCACCAACAATACAAACATCCACTAGATCAACAGCTCTTTCCTCTATTAAAAGTTCCTGTTGTTCCGGTGTTAACTTGTTGAACGGTGTTTCGCTAGATTTGGATAAATATGATTTGGTACTAAAGGTTTTTACACCATTTTTGATACCAATTGAACTAATGGCATGGTGTGATTCTTTGtttaaacaatttaaagTACAAGAGGTCAATGCTCTATAAAAAGGCGTacttttgtttgtttttaacaaggttttaatatattttatttgagttcgttgtttatttttcaaagttcTGAGTATCATGATCTATGCAACGCACTTTTCTAAGTTGAAaccgtttttttttttttttttctttttttttttttttatttattgtggATTCAGAAAGCGAAGTATAtctcaatttttaaaaaaaaaaaaaaaaaataaaaagttgtaaaaacagaagaaaaagaaaaaaagtagttGTAAGATATCGGTATTTCTTATATAGAAAggatttaatttaaatttttatttttttttttttttttttggaatcccctttgaaaaaacaattgtgtgaaaaattaaaataaaataagaagGTAAAAATGAATGATTAGTCCAAAATAAACTACCCGCATTATAAGAAAATAACGTTTTTTCTTGAATGACTGAATGACTATTCCTCTATATGGAAAATAACATGATCATGATCATTTCTATATtgattaaaaacaatagtACATACAACGCTAAAATTTGTACAGAGTCGTTTATCTAACTGTAATTTTCgacttctttttttctcccttTCTCTCTCAAGTCATATGACGTTTATTTCcagcaaaaaaatacaagaataataaaaaaagcaaaaagcTAAAAAAGGTCCTACCCGGACTCGAACCGGGGTTGTTCGGATCAAAACCGAAAGTGATAACCACTACACTATAGAACCAATATTGATGTTTTCTCCTAAAATGTGCATACTTTCActcacttttttttgatttaacCAATTACTagtgaaaatgaaaataaaaaaaaaaaaaaaaaaaaaaaaaaaaggaaaaaactCTTTTCTAAAATGTATCTAGTTCATATACAATAAACTTAATTTGGTTGCTGAGTTGGTGACAAGAAAGATAAACAAAAGtagtttcaaaaaaataaaaacaataaaacacAAAACTTAAGTTATACAATAAAACATATCAGGGgaaaatatacatacatatatattataaaaaaaaaaaaaaaaaaaaaaaaaaaaaagccattatatatatcctagtcaaataaatcatctaaTTCATCCAGTGAAACGTTTTCAGGTTGAATAATATCTTCATTTAAAAACCCATCTCTTACAATCTGCAACCATTTGGAACAAACAGGATCTGGAGTAGTTGCTTTTGAAGAAAACGAGTTAAATCCCGTAAGGGAACCATTAGAAGTAGAAGTAGTGGAGGCCGAAGCAGAGTTAAAAACATCAGTATTATTGGAGGTAGAAGGAGAGCGGGGGAAAGTAGTAGGAACCTTATCTTTTTCGCTGTTCTTGTGAATGTTTAAACGTGAAATAGTGAAAGAATTCTCTGTTGTAACAACAGGACTTTGCGAGACAACTGCTTTCTGAATAGCTGCAATAGTAGCCGCAATTTTTGGTGAATTAATTGCACTGTTGCCGCTTATATtaccattgttattattcatattaatattataataagtTAAGCCCCCTCTTGTCAATCTTGGAGCTGCCGCAGCAGCAGTAACGTATTTTCCTGGGCTACTATTATCAGATCTTGCACAAATTGCTGATGAAGTTTTGCCTAATAATTTAACAGATTTCAAACTTGATTTATCAGTTAATTGATTAATAGAGGATCTTTTATCACCTAAGACACCATCCATGTAATCAaattcatcattattatctcCTTCACCGTCCTCTAAAACACTGCtagtatttttatcattactaCCATCTACAGTTTTCTTATCACTCTTAATAACGTTATATCCATCAACATTATCagcattatcatcatcatcgtcaaTCAGAGCGTGTGGGATATTAAACGAATCTAACGGCAAGTTGGAAAACTTGTTACCAATTCCGAGACTAAATCTACTAACGCCATTAGGCAAAGAAAAACTACTACTTTTAGCGCCGACCAGTGGATACAGATCTTTAGATTCAGTAACGCTCAAAGAACGCACAAACTTGCCAGAATTTTTAGAATCGACCAAGGTAGATTGAGCGGCCAACGATAAGCCATTTTCTAGGCTTGAGGCTGGTTGAGAAGCCATTTCCCTTTTGGCTTGCCTAATTATACTGTTACTGTTTTTAGTCTTTGTGGATTGTTTTTTAACAGAGGACATAGAAGTGGTATCATTTTCATCGTCACTATTTTTAGCAGGTTTTGAATCTACAATTCCTTCAGCATTAGTGATGTCTTTGGTATTAGCATTCTTAGTAgctgatttatttttcttgttttcaTTACCCTTTTTGCTGCCGGTATCACTAAAATTTTTACCAGTAAAACTGTTAGAGTTACCTTGCTCTGCGCtttgttgctgctgctgttgttgtaatTGTAATTGGAGTTGTTCCTCTTGAAACTTCTTTGATAATGCACGTGCGTGTTTTTGGTAATCTGGAGCTAAAATACCACGATAAATGTAAACCATTCTTCTTGGAGAAGTATCTGCCCATTCTCTGGATAATGCATAAAACAATGTCTTTTCCcccttttcttcttttttcacgTAGGCGTTTAATTTAGCTGATATTAGATTTGACAATTTGGTAGATAATTGAGACATTGCAGGGTGTCTTTCTGATAAATGATCGCACATTTGTTTAACGGTCATGCCCTTTTCTTCAAAGTCATAATCATgtaaaataacaaacacTTGATACAACACGTCATCCTCCATTGGTGGAGAATCCTTTTTTGGTCTGGGTTTTTCACCAGTAACAGGgatatttttggaaatatcAGAAATAGGTGCTGGTTGTTTTGTActagttttctttttaggTTTGACATCTGCCGATATTAATCCCTTTGGGGATGGAGTATTTGAAGTGAGTGTGTCAGAAGTTCTGGTAATAGTTGTGGTGGCCGCATTCTTTGTGATTGGAGTAACCAAACTCGTAGTCGCATCAAAAACAGGAGAATTAGAGTTGTGAATAACCACATTTTCCGTAGAACTTGTTGGAATTCCCAGAGGTAAAGAATTTGCTAAGGCCATGTTTTCAAaacgataaaaaaaaaaaaaaaaaagttacctattgttaattttctatatatatatttttattttttttttttttttttttgtccttTTGGATTTGTTGGAATGATTAACTAAAACCTCCAACGGtagaataatataatattaaatttacaGTACtcttaaaaaagaaaaatagatatattttccttctctttcttcaattttgtattgataatattattttgaacCTTAAATGGTTCTATTTGGTATGTATGCTTATCCAAAAGGatatttgattatttttttttttttttttttaatctaaAATCAAGTACAGAAGTAAAAGTACATTAAACAAGAATGATTATGGAGAGTACATTATAATGCACGACTTAAATACTAAAACAAATAGAATAACAAAGTGAGTCAGTAATTCACTGAAAAGGAACCCgagtcaaaaaaaaaaaaaaaaaaagaatgaaatAACCTGGCAGTTTAATCCGATAAAGATGGTAAAAGTATAATTAACATTAACCGGAAACATCAGATATAAATAGAAGTTAAACccagaaataataaatgtaaatttttcaagaggtaagaattattatttttaaaacctaaaaaaaaaagaaaaagaaaaaaattggtgaTAAGggttattaatataaataggATGACTAAGAGCTCGtaacaaaaggaaaagggaaaaaaaataaaataaaataaataaataaataaaagctGGCGCGTCACcaggtttatttttacattttccgctaaaaaaaaaataatcgcGCAATCttagaaaattaaaatctaTCAGGCAAAAAAAGCAGGGTAgtctatattattatcattttttttgtttaaaagaaaatcttACATTTTcgtggaaataaaaaatttttaaaaatacctAAAGGagatttttgttttacttTCTgcctaaaaataataaaaaaaaaaaaaaaaaaaaaaaattaagtaataactttttctttacaaaaaatgaatttcTATAATTCAGTCTTAATAAATGCAAGTACAACTACAaacaatttcattttttctttctttagTTGATGTGGGTATCAGTAAAAACACAGATTTTAATACAACCGCCATTCTTATTGAAGTCTTTCCTCTTATGTTGACTTTACACAATAAAGCACATCTTAGACCttacaaaaattttcatatatttgtaaaaaaaaaaaaaaaaaaaaaaaaaaaaaaaaatcgaaaaaaattcaaaacaGCAACACCCATACATTGGTCACAACTAAATTTGCACTTGCCCTATAAAAGGGTAGtatataaaagattatATTAAAGAGCAAAAAGCAACAATTATTTGTTGACATGTTTATTATACCATTCCAAGGAAGCTTTAGTTCTTTCAAAATCGTGCCTTAAATCATCACTATATAAAGTAGCCTGAGTAGCTGGTTCTGATGAAGATATGTTTGGGGGGAAAAACCAATAATTAACAGCTATGTGAATATCACCAAAAGAAGTAACTTCGTGAAACCACCCTGTTggtaaatataataattctcCAGGTTTTAAAGTAACCTCTATTTTGTTACAACTAAAAAATTTGGGCCAATATACTAAGCCCGTCTTTAACAATTGTTGAcgtgttttattattatgtatttCATCCAGGTGTAGCATTACAGGTGGAATTTTAGAAAAGGATGGGGGATCTAAATTCTTGTTTTCGTTATTCCTATTATTATCCAAATAGCAGGCAGCATCTTCTCTAATAGATCCATCCGAATTCAAATTGTTCCAAGTTGGtgcatttttattgttttcgtaattaataataccactTGAATAAATTTCCTTTATATCGCCAACGGTGTACATATTTGTAGCATCTTTGGGAGAGTATAAGGTAAATCTTTTTCGACCTTCAATagctatatatatattatcagCATGATCATGGTGCAAACCAGAACTAATACCTGTACCAGGGACATGTTTTCCTAACCCCGATCTGCTGTTAAACAACTCGGTATTTAGATATTTGTCAAAAAAGTCATCGCTCAATCCCGCttcgttattatttttggatttaGACCTGGTGCTACCCATCCataaattaatttgttGTGGAATTAGCATTGGTGTAATAAATTCCAAATTCAAAGGAATATATTTATCcgttttattatcattgcaTAACTTGGTTAGTGGGCGTTGGTACAGCTCTTCTACTCTGGTTAAACACTCGTCAGGAGTCAATGGGCCATCTTTCAAAAAGATGccaatttcttctttttcctctttttcttctttttctttttcttcttcttcttcttcttcttcttcttcagcaGCAGCTTCTATTTCTTCAAAATCATCATGTAAATCATTTAGATTAAAAGATCCTGCATCTGAACCCTGTGGAAATAATACATCCTCTTCTTCAGTTTCCTCATAGTCACTATATTCTTCctccttttcttctttcatttctttctttaGAAGTAAATCTGGATCGTCCTCAAGATATTGGGTAGttaaatataatgattCATCCGTATCACCGGTTACTTTATGATAAAAGTCGCTGAATGACATTTTTAATCTCCTTTCTCCACTACCAAATCCACCAGCAACAGCTTTTTCAACCTGTAGCAAAGGTTCATCGCAATTGTATTCATCAGTATTTCCAGTTAAGGtttccaaaatattattaatttgtaGCATgttaatgatttttttaaggtCTTCCTCCGCCTTGTATTTGGTAGTAGTGTCACTATCTAATATAATCTTGGCTGGTTTCCTTTtcttaataaaattgtcaTAAAACCATTCCGGTGATTTGATATCGTTCTTAAAACTTAACTCTTCAATCAAAGTTTTTGGATGAACTTCTGGTGTATAtccattataataattttttacatcatttttattactattattcgacttgaattttttatttgaaattacTGAGGTACCATCTCCCATGTTAGACATTTAAGTTcttcaatttattatttttaactctCTTAAGGAAtatgttattttgttttaattgtttaattttttaattttttaatttttttttttttttacttaataaattatatagaTAGTAAACACAAAAAGTATCATTTTGTACGGTATGTGTAAGTTTTATAAAGTTTATACTTTTTGGTCTATATCCgttgtttccttttttcacctaaaaaaaaatatatatatatatatatttataacgTGATAATGACGTAATACATGTAGTGGGCTAGGTATTGaattataaacaataaaaaataatataaatatatataaaagaccGTATATCAAAGGTAAATTATTTggcacaaaaaaaaaaaaaacgcgTCGCATTAtgattatattaaaaaaaaaaaaataaataaacaatcgcgaacttttttttttttttttttttttggatcaAAGTagcataaaaaaaaaaaaaaaaaaaaaaaaaaattacccGCCTGGTAAATCTTTCCCATTAAAAACTACTAAACGAACTgatcttttaaatatagtTGAGTATGAAAAATCAATATTAGCTAAAGTGgatgtttattttctttttatcttgttttttctttttttttttttttttaaattagaGTAAAATATAATGCAGATACATCGGGatcatcaaataaaaataatttttataaatagaaaaggtgatattaatggaaaagaaaatagaaataacgACTAGTAATATAGTTATATCACATACCTAAATTGGTCTCTTATTATCTAAATATGAATGATATTAACACTAAGGtattaaaggaaaaaaaaatcaacgACTAAATTTCATAcgtaaaaatatatatatacactttgtttttttttttttttactcaTCTTCAAACACTAGTATCATTGCTACTAATATCTTCCTTATTATGTAAACCATTATGCAAAACATTAAATAGCTGTCTTCTAACCttgttactattataaACAGCTTTAATAGTAGTctcattattaatatcattacTATGTTCTTCTTTATCAGCGTCATTACCAGCATTGTCCTCATATTGGTATCTACTTCTCTTTCTAATTCCAAGTTGGTCCTTACGTCTATTATCCATGCCTTTCTTACCATTGTTttctaaaatatcaattGGAGTACAAGGAGTAGGGGGTGCGTGGG encodes:
- the SNU71 gene encoding Snu71p (similar to Saccharomyces cerevisiae YGR013W | SNU71 | Small NUclear ribonucleoprotein associated), whose protein sequence is MQTFLYVSPTLYTLREKNWKSKTPKLGYIPILSNDINKFKQILDNKLLNSNKKNGHHNNIPNKIKNGNNNSNNDLTSTESQKNTLSQTANKEKQQNEKFAAEDPRKFKYLDLKSFQPASLEQQIHTLCISNLPNIFSKQAKNNGFLMTYQRFLTKLIGRNDTVLSCWTYIEVVDKIILYFRISDKISNEDYKKTFYLIKTKISKLDGCHFHYDENVQRFLDSIDINKEEQKLSIDNKIIEDLKSVFKRKQLVKDANLNKVTNDSNITYHVDLNKLSDLPQSLLEPLCKDIVRFRTRVYTIEKEKIMKQTLLEDKEQKQHLQEVFEKIKKNSTKFHGIESGNEDQDEEDKYDDEYTIFEDMDEKDYILEKNRLDSIKGMQDKQFEDLLNNKFYKDVYYRYQDYSRSIDKLEHYDSYLAKERSLNLKALLYSTQDLYYDHNRSYRENEILMDDKDRALYPNANRTEHDFMSNSELEATHINGPTISNKEPEINNASTSKSIPKIKLNMKSDKTTEGSGPNATNVVPNGLLPFTEEELKLKIQIFKNEKFIDEIINEYLGCYEEELVEFVLDHILEYRNLKFLEKELYETFDDDATNIVLRIWKKLREV
- the GDS1 gene encoding Gds1p (similar to Saccharomyces cerevisiae YOR355W | GDS1 | protein of unknown function) — translated: MALANSLPLGIPTSSTENVVIHNSNSPVFDATTSLVTPITKNAATTTITRTSDTLTSNTPSPKGLISADVKPKKKTSTKQPAPISDISKNIPVTGEKPRPKKDSPPMEDDVLYQVFVILHDYDFEEKGMTVKQMCDHLSERHPAMSQLSTKLSNLISAKLNAYVKKEEKGEKTLFYALSREWADTSPRRMVYIYRGILAPDYQKHARALSKKFQEEQLQLQLQQQQQQQSAEQGNSNSFTGKNFSDTGSKKGNENKKNKSATKNANTKDITNAEGIVDSKPAKNSDDENDTTSMSSVKKQSTKTKNSNSIIRQAKREMASQPASSLENGLSLAAQSTLVDSKNSGKFVRSLSVTESKDLYPLVGAKSSSFSLPNGVSRFSLGIGNKFSNLPLDSFNIPHALIDDDDDNADNVDGYNVIKSDKKTVDGSNDKNTSSVLEDGEGDNNDEFDYMDGVLGDKRSSINQLTDKSSLKSVKLLGKTSSAICARSDNSSPGKYVTAAAAAPRLTRGGLTYYNINMNNNNGNISGNSAINSPKIAATIAAIQKAVVSQSPVVTTENSFTISRLNIHKNSEKDKVPTTFPRSPSTSNNTDVFNSASASTTSTSNGSLTGFNSFSSKATTPDPVCSKWLQIVRDGFLNEDIIQPENVSLDELDDLFD
- the CIR2 gene encoding electron-transferring-flavoprotein dehydrogenase (similar to Saccharomyces cerevisiae YOR356W | CIR2 | Changed Intracellular Redox state); the protein is MILRTLKNKQRTQIKYIKTLLKTNKSTPFYRALTSCTLNCLNKESHHAISSIGIKNGVKTFSTKSYLSKSSETPFNKLTPEQQELLIEERAVDLVDVCIVGGGPAGLATAIKLKQLDAETQKLRVVVLEKASDFGGHSVSGVILEPKALKELFPEEANNNATGIPLPEHLVTKVQHEQLRYLLDSFGASIPVPEPPQMVNKGKNFIASLSQVTKYLSEKAEELGVETYPGISVSELIYDKSGEKVIGVATRDMGIGKNGEPKDSFERGMEFHARQVVLAEGCHGSLTKQAIKKFGLRSKCDQQSYGLGVKEVWEVSPEKFKKGFIAHTMGYPLTNDVYGGGFMYHFGENLVAVGLVVGLDYKNPYVSPYKEFQKMKQHSYYKSVLEGGKCIAYGARALNEGGFQAVPKLYFPGGLLVGASAGFMNVPKIKGTHTAIKSGMLAAEEIYKVISKLPQLKTEDEEVEEEVDNSAASEEVEEEVDNSAASEEVIYSLDNEPTITLTSYESAFKNSWIYKELYEVRNIRPSFNTGIGCYLGMCYSGLDALILKGRTPWTFHFHKGGDGKITKLAKEYSPINYPKPDGKISFDIATSVSRTGTYHAEDERCHLRVPDQDLQKHAEISYPKYKGIEQKFCPAGVYEYVEDPESPIGVKFQINSQNCIHCKTCDIKVPTQDINWEVPEGGDGPKYTIT